CTCTTCTTTTGTCACTGTGGGTATCTTCCTTGCTTACAATATTATCATCGTCTCCTGCAACTGCCATATTGCATTGAACCACAGAACTGATTTGTTTTGTATTCATGTGACACGATGCCTGTGTCTTGTGCTCAATTTGTTTGCTACTGTGGATAGGATCTCTAGCATTTTTAACAAGCTTAGCCTGTCTTGAGGAATTCTCAAAATGTTTAGTGCTATTATGCCTGAAAGCTGTTTTAAAGGATTCGTACGGCCTTTTAACTGACATAATCAAGTTTCTCTCTTTAGCATCTTTTACTAGGGCAGCCCAGTTCAGGTTTGTTTGTAGAGTCCTTGCATTACCAAAAATCCAAAGGGAGAGCTTGGCTCGTGTCAAAGCTACGTTCATCCGCCTTACATCAGCAATAAACCCAATATTGCTGGAGTTGGCTCTATTTGTATGAGAACATGAATCTGGAGCTCTAACTGTGGAAAATATCAATATATCAACTTCACGACCTTGAAAACCATCAACGGTATTAAATTCCATATCAGCTATAACGGAAGACCCAAATGCACTTGAAAAATGAGAACGCAGAAGTGACAGTTGGTTCTTGTATGGAGTTATAATCCCAATTTTTCTGCCATCAAATTCAGAGGGGTACctatataaaaatatccaataatacataatcaataatataattaaccGGAGCATATTTACTGCCGTAAAACACTTATTTTCTCTGAAGTGGAAAATGACATCACCTCTTCTTGAAACTCCTTAATAATGCAACAGCAGCTTCAGCTTCATGCTCATTATACAGGGAAAATGCACCAGAATTCTTACCACGAAGTTCCTGACCATCAATAATGTCATAGAATACATAAGGGCCAAAGTCCTCACTCTCATGAAACGATGCTGATTTACTTGACATGTTTTCTCCATTCAGTAGTTTCTCGTCATAAAAATGCAAGGAGGGAAACCGGCAAATCTCTGGGTGCATCCTATACTGCAACAGTAAATAATTTGTAAATGtatcatgttttatgtaaatataCTAGTTTTATCTCCTAGGCTGcaactattaatatttatatgggCCAAGATCTTAGTAAAATAAAAGCTGTTCACCTGTTTAGTAAGCATGGTAACTGGATGACCTGCCCTTTGTAAACGCTCAAACATGCTGCACTCATAAAGAAATTTGCTTGCAGTATTAGAGAGGACAGTTGCAGGAAGCTGCTTTGGGTCGCCAACCTTGGAAAACAAGTGTGAAATACAATATCAATAACGCTCCCATAAGATGCTCTGAACATAATATTGATGTAGTCCTTACCATAATACACCTCGTCCCATGTGACTTTAAAAGCTGAAGAGGAATCAAAGTAGCAGGTTCCAGAGCCTGCAGAGACAAAATAGCAGATCTATGAAAAAATGAAACAAATGACAGTGCTGAAACATTAATGATTTCGAGAACCAAACTAGAGTTGAAAAAAGTTTACTTGAGCTGCTTCATCAATGACAACAGCATCAAAAAGGGTATGCTCAGATGGATTCCCAAATTTACAGCTTGATATAGATTCCGAGCAAACTCCATAGAGATCACCACCACATCCACTTAATGTAGTAACCACTATTTCAGCTTCCTTTAGTATTGTCTTGCGCAGCTTATGTTTCAGAGCCTTAATTTCTTCATTAGTTTTCTTTTCCTGTGCCTGAGCAGCACTAAGATCTCTAAAAATTTGTTTCTTCTGTGCATATAACTTCTGTAACTTCACCTCCAATTCAGCATCTGACATATCTTTTAAGTCATCCCCTTTCCGTGTTCCATCATCTAAAGAATTTTTAAGGTCAGAATTCCCATCCTGTAAGTTAGCTCGCTTAGCCTCATAAAACCTAATATTATCAACTAACTTTTCCAGATTAGAACGCAATGCTGTAGAAGAACCCATACTTGAATCATTTTTAGTGCCATTCAAATTCATCCTCTCTTCACCAAGGCGATTATCAACAAGAGTGTCAATAAAGAAGGGCAGTGAATTTGGATGAACTGTTTTAGCATTTCCAACCCTTACAATATATGGCTTGTACAATTTACCATCACTACCATAAAGGCCACCACTGGAAATTCTTGATATCAACTCATCAACTGCAGCATTTGATTGAGCACAAAGGAGCACCCTTCTTCTCACAGTACATTCCACTGACTTTTCATTTCTCTCAACATCCTCATTTAACTGTCTAGCCAAGGAAGCATCCTGCCATGCCCTTGCAATTGCAACCGACTGGCAAACTTTTGGCCTTGTATTCATGCGTGAACTATTAATTTGTTTTGAACTTCCATTCAAACGATTCTTGGCATCATTTGTTCCTCTAGGTGAAGCAAGCAACCCACTGACAATTGCCACTATAGTTCGGGTCTTCCCAGTACCTATTGAAATAGATGAGATATTAGAATACAGTAGAcaagatattaaaatatatttcagaTTCACTATAGATGGGACCACACGTAAAAGGCTTACCTGGAGGACCCTGAATAAGAGATAATTCAAGTTCTTTCTTTGAATTAGGCAATCCAATTGCAGCACTGATAGCTTGCAATTGGCTCTCATTAAAGGATGATGTCAGTACTTGCTGCAAGGATTGGGATAGCTTACACAGAGCGAGTTCTCTCAATTCATTATGATCCACAGAATCATTTACAGGTTTTAGAATAACTGGAAGTATGGGAATATCCTTTATTGATGATAGCACCTGAAATTCTCGAAGTTGAGGTGTAATGCTCATGATGCGACTTGTATGCCATTTACTACGTTCAAGAAGTTGCCTCCTACCTTGATTTAACCGTGAAGATCCATTTAGAAAATAGAACCTGATCAGAAGTATACTCATCCTTCTTTTATTGTCTCTCTCCCGTCTCTCCACCTGATACACAGGCAGGTTACTTCAGGACAGCATTGGGAAAAAGTAGGAAACAGGCCAATGTctaattcatatatatatatattagtctATGAAGCACAGAAGCACTTATTATATGGAAATAATCAGATGAGCCAACAAAAGTTCAACTTCTGCATTATGTATTTTAATGATCGGTTGCTCAAAATTGCATCTCAAATTAGAATTTCAGATGTAGGTGAACAAAATAACATCTAAAATGAAGATTTAACCATCTTTGAACATGCACAGCATTCAGCAAATTACAAAGTCATAAAGTTTtgtctacccaaaaaggaaaaaagatacAGAATTTCAAACTTAAATGCATATGAAGAACTTCTATACCTTGCCAACCATATGAACATCACAATAAGTATTTTGTGGAGCCTCTTTTGTTAGCAAAACAAGGTCATTTTCAGAAAAGCTTTTGGGCGATGTAAGATCATTGTCATCATGGACAAAGCGAACAAGATGGAAGTCGTCAACCCTCTCAACTGACAACACAGATAGAATGCCATAATACATCTCCTCCCATGAAGACATATCTAAAAATGAACTAGTCAACTGTGCTTTGAACTCTTCCAAAACTAACGGCTGGAAAATGTCAACATACTGTTCAGGTGATCGGAAACACATGGGAACCTCCTTTAATCTACTAACTTTGTGAGTCTCATCTTCACTTGCAGATGTTAAACCCACTGTTTCAAAGTAATTTATTTCCAAAATAGGCCTATACCAGGCATCAAGTCTGGGAGGCTTGAACCTTTTAACTCCAGCCTCCAGTCTGTGTACACTTCCAAATCTATTATCCATAGGTGTTTTAAGTTGGATGATTTGCCTTTTTGGACCAGAAGCACTTATCTTTGGCAGAAATGAGGGCTGCTGTCTCACAGATTTTAATGAAGATTCAGATATATCATCAGTAGCATCACGCACAATCTCTTTCAATATCGAATCTCTTGTTTCGGAAACCAGACTGTGGCAAGTTTGAATCATACTTTTAGCATTCACAGACTCATAACAAGAGTTCTTCAAATCAATTTTGTTTTGAGATGCAAATGCATCATTTATGCTGGCATTGGACTTGACTTCTTTAATCTTATCATCTGCACCTTTTGATTTGAGagaagaaagtgatttgcccctTAATTTATCAAAGTCCTTCTGAGAAGTGAGGCCAGATCTATCTGAAGCATCTTTTTGTTCAAAGGCATCCAGTAGGTCCTTTGAAGTCTTAATGCTAGAAACCTTCTCCTTTGCAGTTTCAGCTACTAAAGCACTTCCATCAGCTGTAGAAGCCACTGTCTGGTTATCTAGTTGAACACGACCTGAACGACCATTATCAGGTAGGATGAGCTTAGCAGGTGAAATTTGTATTTCTGCTTCATCATCTGAAAGAACAATCACATTACTTTTTTCACCTCTATTAGTCACTGATATAGAATCCATGGGTTTCACCCTAATATCCTTTGCAGGGGCAGCTTGCACATAAGAAGCTCCCGGTCTTAATTTGGCCGTCCCCATAT
This Manihot esculenta cultivar AM560-2 chromosome 6, M.esculenta_v8, whole genome shotgun sequence DNA region includes the following protein-coding sequences:
- the LOC110617483 gene encoding uncharacterized ATP-dependent helicase C29A10.10c isoform X4, which encodes MRRSIKIFLTFFLLFFRPSLEALQDGEHEKQRRHFLYFLLHQVPVSSNFNVLTRKLACKIALLIIHRGYKMNPPCTPVECAHMWGPSLVSSLKDSSLHSSLRQPAFDLMQTIIVSDAAALVTALLDSHTPLAVDRTISVDINDNDRLLFSSDVEEKDSSCWSEFNAQSKITSQDCRGWMCIPMLWIDVLVDSDPSILPVSFSKAVFWARSRLILIEPENSVEMALAIKTWLSSSATEISTSFGWKVPTGSDDGGGSNESKNSIRVSMAHLPLIRTFNRLTAHFVVQVGQGELRKQWTWEPQMAESLILSLLDPNDSVRQVGKSLLEQVSNTRGLACGLKFLCSSGSSLSTIFLGLRHALKVVQLDSVVSKFHTLQHFFFILRKLITEGDLFSENSSDNSVLKYSSQGGFLTQPVFDSLPANVGGHPSIDNLKSQESFCYLLSEIAWPSIRKCLIEGKAFVDYSLCQMTCVRVLEILPVLFERLYPSLTGHSRDSGKIVGNILDFMWLHDLIDWGKSSLKVVVVYWKRTVNSLLNLLKGSCSNAAALTFKVIENLISCESVNIDELTEEVSRLCVSLSKEVSSDMGTAKLRPGASYVQAAPAKDIRVKPMDSISVTNRGEKSNVIVLSDDEAEIQISPAKLILPDNGRSGRVQLDNQTVASTADGSALVAETAKEKVSSIKTSKDLLDAFEQKDASDRSGLTSQKDFDKLRGKSLSSLKSKGADDKIKEVKSNASINDAFASQNKIDLKNSCYESVNAKSMIQTCHSLVSETRDSILKEIVRDATDDISESSLKSVRQQPSFLPKISASGPKRQIIQLKTPMDNRFGSVHRLEAGVKRFKPPRLDAWYRPILEINYFETVGLTSASEDETHKVSRLKEVPMCFRSPEQYVDIFQPLVLEEFKAQLTSSFLDMSSWEEMYYGILSVLSVERVDDFHLVRFVHDDNDLTSPKSFSENDLVLLTKEAPQNTYCDVHMVGKVERRERDNKRRMSILLIRFYFLNGSSRLNQGRRQLLERSKWHTSRIMSITPQLREFQVLSSIKDIPILPVILKPVNDSVDHNELRELALCKLSQSLQQVLTSSFNESQLQAISAAIGLPNSKKELELSLIQGPPGTGKTRTIVAIVSGLLASPRGTNDAKNRLNGSSKQINSSRMNTRPKVCQSVAIARAWQDASLARQLNEDVERNEKSVECTVRRRVLLCAQSNAAVDELISRISSGGLYGSDGKLYKPYIVRVGNAKTVHPNSLPFFIDTLVDNRLGEERMNLNGTKNDSSMGSSTALRSNLEKLVDNIRFYEAKRANLQDGNSDLKNSLDDGTRKGDDLKDMSDAELEVKLQKLYAQKKQIFRDLSAAQAQEKKTNEEIKALKHKLRKTILKEAEIVVTTLSGCGGDLYGVCSESISSCKFGNPSEHTLFDAVVIDEAAQALEPATLIPLQLLKSHGTRCIMVGDPKQLPATVLSNTASKFLYECSMFERLQRAGHPVTMLTKQYRMHPEICRFPSLHFYDEKLLNGENMSSKSASFHESEDFGPYVFYDIIDGQELRGKNSGAFSLYNEHEAEAAVALLRSFKKRYPSEFDGRKIGIITPYKNQLSLLRSHFSSAFGSSVIADMEFNTVDGFQGREVDILIFSTVRAPDSCSHTNRANSSNIGFIADVRRMNVALTRAKLSLWIFGNARTLQTNLNWAALVKDAKERNLIMSVKRPYESFKTAFRHNSTKHFENSSRQAKLVKNARDPIHSSKQIEHKTQASCHMNTKQISSVVQCNMAVAGDDDNIVSKEDTHSDKRRARDHDLPSVRASGENIMLKNLKSSTSREYIGDSESKCNDRSEKISHKGKRKDKMNSQSNLYLEQGMSDSREKLKAAKGPKKSIKHDKELEISTSLAGTGIKGSECDVGRTPNQIGASEDLITKRKQQREAVDAILYSSLISSKKSESSMKPVPAKRPLSPTSIVSSGIRPPKTRKGPSKPSKAALKD
- the LOC110617483 gene encoding uncharacterized protein LOC110617483 isoform X2, encoding MHELTLAGHQQFPGVYVLLFCNRRVRTIGRRLARSMEKLRRAADMEPLQPLLNKFIGFLETEALPSATKTSRPRAQLERLSIWLGITSLIEFLEPHAFEEGILERYPIFFDIVLNHISGDSAEFSHAVSCLKELFKMLGCKLWLRSTLSPSVMRNTLLGQCFHTRNEKIHKDIFDLLPPFLQSLEALQDGEHEKQRRHFLYFLLHQVPVSSNFNVLTRKLACKIALLIIHRGYKMNPPCTPVECAHMWGPSLVSSLKDSSLHSSLRQPAFDLMQTIIVSDAAALVTALLDSHTPLAVDRTISVDINDNDRLLFSSDVEEKDSSCWSEFNAQSKITSQDCRGWMCIPMLWIDVLVDSDPSILPVSFSKAVFWARSRLILIEPENSVEMALAIKTWLSSSATEISTSFGWKVPTGSDDGGGSNESKNSIRVSMAHLPLIRTFNRLTAHFVVQVGQGELRKQWTWEPQMAESLILSLLDPNDSVRQVGKSLLEQVSNTRGLACGLKFLCSSGSSLSTIFLGLRHALKVVQLDSVVSKFHTLQHFFFILRKLITEGDLFSENSSDNSVLKYSSQGGFLTQPVFDSLPANVGGHPSIDNLKSQESFCYLLSEIAWPSIRKCLIEGKAFVDYSLCQMTCVRVLEILPVLFERLYPSLTGHSRDSGKIVGNILDFMWLHDLIDWGKSSLKVVVVYWKRTVNSLLNLLKGSCSNAAALTFKVIENLISCESVNIDELTEEVSRLCVSLSKEVSSDMGTAKLRPGASYVQAAPAKDIRVKPMDSISVTNRGEKSNVIVLSDDEAEIQISPAKLILPDNGRSGRVQLDNQTVASTADGSALVAETAKEKVSSIKTSKDLLDAFEQKDASDRSGLTSQKDFDKLRGKSLSSLKSKGADDKIKEVKSNASINDAFASQNKIDLKNSCYESVNAKSMIQTCHSLVSETRDSILKEIVRDATDDISESSLKSVRQQPSFLPKISASGPKRQIIQLKTPMDNRFGSVHRLEAGVKRFKPPRLDAWYRPILEINYFETVGLTSASEDETHKVSRLKEVPMCFRSPEQYVDIFQPLVLEEFKAQLTSSFLDMSSWEEMYYGILSVLSVERVDDFHLVRFVHDDNDLTSPKSFSENDLVLLTKEAPQNTYCDVHMVGKVERRERDNKRRMSILLIRFYFLNGSSRLNQGRRQLLERSKWHTSRIMSITPQLREFQVLSSIKDIPILPVILKPVNDSVDHNELRELALCKLSQSLQQVLTSSFNESQLQAISAAIGLPNSKKELELSLIQGPPGTGKTRTIVAIVSGLLASPRGTNDAKNRLNGSSKQINSSRMNTRPKVCQSVAIARAWQDASLARQLNEDVERNEKSVECTVRRRVLLCAQSNAAVDELISRISSGGLYGSDGKLYKPYIVRVGNAKTVHPNSLPFFIDTLVDNRLGEERMNLNGTKNDSSMGSSTALRSNLEKLVDNIRFYEAKRANLQDGNSDLKNSLDDGTRKGDDLKDMSDAELEVKLQKLYAQKKQIFRDLSAAQAQEKKTNEEIKALKHKLRKTILKEAEIVVTTLSGCGGDLYGVCSESISSCKFGNPSEHTLFDAVVIDEAAQALEPATLIPLQLLKSHGTRCIMVGDPKQLPATVLSNTASKFLYECSMFERLQRAGHPVTMLTKQYRMHPEICRFPSLHFYDEKLLNGENMSSKSASFHESEDFGPYVFYDIIDGQELRGKNSGAFSLYNEHEAEAAVALLRSFKKRYPSEFDGRKIGIITPYKNQLSLLRSHFSSAFGSSVIADMEFNTVDGFQGREVDILIFSTVRAPDSCSHTNRANSSNIGFIADVRRMNVALTRAKLSLWIFGNARTLQTNLNWAALVKDAKERNLIMSVKRPYESFKTAFRHNSTKHFENSSRQAKLVKNARDPIHSSKQIEHKTQASCHMNTKQISSVVQCNMAVAGDDDNIVSKEDTHSDKRRARDHDLPSVRASGENIMLKNLKSSTSREYIGDSESKCNDRSEKISHKGKRKDKMNSQSNLYLEQGMSDSREKLKAAKGPKKSIKHDKELEISTSLAGTGIKGSECDVGRTPNQIGASEDLITKRKQQREAVDAILYSSLISSKKSESSMKPVPAKRPLSPTSIVSSGIRPPKTRKGPSKPSKAALKD
- the LOC110617483 gene encoding uncharacterized protein LOC110617483 isoform X3: MEPLQPLLNKFIGFLETEALPSATKTSRPRAQLERLSIWLGITSLIEFLEPHAFEEGILERYPIFFDIVLNHISGDSAEFSHAVSCLKELFKMLGCKLWLRSTLSPSVMRNTLLGQCFHTRNEKIHKDIFDLLPPFLQSLEALQDGEHEKQRRHFLYFLLHQVPVSSNFNVLTRKLACKIALLIIHRGYKMNPPCTPVECAHMWGPSLVSSLKDSSLHSSLRQPAFDLMQTIIVSDAAALVTALLDSHTPLAVDRTISVDINDNDRLLFSSDVEEKDSSCWSEFNAQSKITSQDCRGWMCIPMLWIDVLVDSDPSILPVSFSKAVFWARSRLILIEPENSVEMALAIKTWLSSSATEISTSFGWKVPTGSDDGGGSNESKNSIRVSMAHLPLIRTFNRLTAHFVVQVGQGELRKQWTWEPQMAESLILSLLDPNDSVRQVGKSLLEQVSNTRGLACGLKFLCSSGSSLSTIFLGLRHALKVVQLDSVVSKFHTLQHFFFILRKLITEGDLFSENSSDNSVLKYSSQGGFLTQPVFDSLPANVGGHPSIDNLKSQESFCYLLSEIAWPSIRKCLIEGKAFVDYSLCQMTCVRVLEILPVLFERLYPSLTGHSRDSGKIVGNILDFMWLHDLIDWGKSSLKVVVVYWKRTVNSLLNLLKGSCSNAAALTFKVIENLISCESVNIDELTEEVSRLCVSLSKEVSSDMGTAKLRPGASYVQAAPAKDIRVKPMDSISVTNRGEKSNVIVLSDDEAEIQISPAKLILPDNGRSGRVQLDNQTVASTADGSALVAETAKEKVSSIKTSKDLLDAFEQKDASDRSGLTSQKDFDKLRGKSLSSLKSKGADDKIKEVKSNASINDAFASQNKIDLKNSCYESVNAKSMIQTCHSLVSETRDSILKEIVRDATDDISESSLKSVRQQPSFLPKISASGPKRQIIQLKTPMDNRFGSVHRLEAGVKRFKPPRLDAWYRPILEINYFETVGLTSASEDETHKVSRLKEVPMCFRSPEQYVDIFQPLVLEEFKAQLTSSFLDMSSWEEMYYGILSVLSVERVDDFHLVRFVHDDNDLTSPKSFSENDLVLLTKEAPQNTYCDVHMVGKVERRERDNKRRMSILLIRFYFLNGSSRLNQGRRQLLERSKWHTSRIMSITPQLREFQVLSSIKDIPILPVILKPVNDSVDHNELRELALCKLSQSLQQVLTSSFNESQLQAISAAIGLPNSKKELELSLIQGPPGTGKTRTIVAIVSGLLASPRGTNDAKNRLNGSSKQINSSRMNTRPKVCQSVAIARAWQDASLARQLNEDVERNEKSVECTVRRRVLLCAQSNAAVDELISRISSGGLYGSDGKLYKPYIVRVGNAKTVHPNSLPFFIDTLVDNRLGEERMNLNGTKNDSSMGSSTALRSNLEKLVDNIRFYEAKRANLQDGNSDLKNSLDDGTRKGDDLKDMSDAELEVKLQKLYAQKKQIFRDLSAAQAQEKKTNEEIKALKHKLRKTILKEAEIVVTTLSGCGGDLYGVCSESISSCKFGNPSEHTLFDAVVIDEAAQALEPATLIPLQLLKSHGTRCIMVGDPKQLPATVLSNTASKFLYECSMFERLQRAGHPVTMLTKQYRMHPEICRFPSLHFYDEKLLNGENMSSKSASFHESEDFGPYVFYDIIDGQELRGKNSGAFSLYNEHEAEAAVALLRSFKKRYPSEFDGRKIGIITPYKNQLSLLRSHFSSAFGSSVIADMEFNTVDGFQGREVDILIFSTVRAPDSCSHTNRANSSNIGFIADVRRMNVALTRAKLSLWIFGNARTLQTNLNWAALVKDAKERNLIMSVKRPYESFKTAFRHNSTKHFENSSRQAKLVKNARDPIHSSKQIEHKTQASCHMNTKQISSVVQCNMAVAGDDDNIVSKEDTHSDKRRARDHDLPSVRASGENIMLKNLKSSTSREYIGDSESKCNDRSEKISHKGKRKDKMNSQSNLYLEQGMSDSREKLKAAKGPKKSIKHDKELEISTSLAGTGIKGSECDVGRTPNQIGASEDLITKRKQQREAVDAILYSSLISSKKSESSMKPVPAKRPLSPTSIVSSGIRPPKTRKGPSKPSKAALKD
- the LOC110617483 gene encoding uncharacterized protein LOC110617483 isoform X1, with the translated sequence MVKIGSRRELLDRWRGIEEEEDDDDDPMKRRRLHKLKEEWFSDTFNFLISLPKENHIWCGSWDLMGPLLETFYNYYKDERPDSPLGLLWKRISEEIRQCIQCISQHHQAQQMYSMEYDSSSIGPLLDVLRSLDEERVTQHLREINTRLKKEDYDPQRDNAEVVSLMYEVLMFPFLLDDQSLVTEFELFVEAVDNMHELTLAGHQQFPGVYVLLFCNRRVRTIGRRLARSMEKLRRAADMEPLQPLLNKFIGFLETEALPSATKTSRPRAQLERLSIWLGITSLIEFLEPHAFEEGILERYPIFFDIVLNHISGDSAEFSHAVSCLKELFKMLGCKLWLRSTLSPSVMRNTLLGQCFHTRNEKIHKDIFDLLPPFLQSLEALQDGEHEKQRRHFLYFLLHQVPVSSNFNVLTRKLACKIALLIIHRGYKMNPPCTPVECAHMWGPSLVSSLKDSSLHSSLRQPAFDLMQTIIVSDAAALVTALLDSHTPLAVDRTISVDINDNDRLLFSSDVEEKDSSCWSEFNAQSKITSQDCRGWMCIPMLWIDVLVDSDPSILPVSFSKAVFWARSRLILIEPENSVEMALAIKTWLSSSATEISTSFGWKVPTGSDDGGGSNESKNSIRVSMAHLPLIRTFNRLTAHFVVQVGQGELRKQWTWEPQMAESLILSLLDPNDSVRQVGKSLLEQVSNTRGLACGLKFLCSSGSSLSTIFLGLRHALKVVQLDSVVSKFHTLQHFFFILRKLITEGDLFSENSSDNSVLKYSSQGGFLTQPVFDSLPANVGGHPSIDNLKSQESFCYLLSEIAWPSIRKCLIEGKAFVDYSLCQMTCVRVLEILPVLFERLYPSLTGHSRDSGKIVGNILDFMWLHDLIDWGKSSLKVVVVYWKRTVNSLLNLLKGSCSNAAALTFKVIENLISCESVNIDELTEEVSRLCVSLSKEVSSDMGTAKLRPGASYVQAAPAKDIRVKPMDSISVTNRGEKSNVIVLSDDEAEIQISPAKLILPDNGRSGRVQLDNQTVASTADGSALVAETAKEKVSSIKTSKDLLDAFEQKDASDRSGLTSQKDFDKLRGKSLSSLKSKGADDKIKEVKSNASINDAFASQNKIDLKNSCYESVNAKSMIQTCHSLVSETRDSILKEIVRDATDDISESSLKSVRQQPSFLPKISASGPKRQIIQLKTPMDNRFGSVHRLEAGVKRFKPPRLDAWYRPILEINYFETVGLTSASEDETHKVSRLKEVPMCFRSPEQYVDIFQPLVLEEFKAQLTSSFLDMSSWEEMYYGILSVLSVERVDDFHLVRFVHDDNDLTSPKSFSENDLVLLTKEAPQNTYCDVHMVGKVERRERDNKRRMSILLIRFYFLNGSSRLNQGRRQLLERSKWHTSRIMSITPQLREFQVLSSIKDIPILPVILKPVNDSVDHNELRELALCKLSQSLQQVLTSSFNESQLQAISAAIGLPNSKKELELSLIQGPPGTGKTRTIVAIVSGLLASPRGTNDAKNRLNGSSKQINSSRMNTRPKVCQSVAIARAWQDASLARQLNEDVERNEKSVECTVRRRVLLCAQSNAAVDELISRISSGGLYGSDGKLYKPYIVRVGNAKTVHPNSLPFFIDTLVDNRLGEERMNLNGTKNDSSMGSSTALRSNLEKLVDNIRFYEAKRANLQDGNSDLKNSLDDGTRKGDDLKDMSDAELEVKLQKLYAQKKQIFRDLSAAQAQEKKTNEEIKALKHKLRKTILKEAEIVVTTLSGCGGDLYGVCSESISSCKFGNPSEHTLFDAVVIDEAAQALEPATLIPLQLLKSHGTRCIMVGDPKQLPATVLSNTASKFLYECSMFERLQRAGHPVTMLTKQYRMHPEICRFPSLHFYDEKLLNGENMSSKSASFHESEDFGPYVFYDIIDGQELRGKNSGAFSLYNEHEAEAAVALLRSFKKRYPSEFDGRKIGIITPYKNQLSLLRSHFSSAFGSSVIADMEFNTVDGFQGREVDILIFSTVRAPDSCSHTNRANSSNIGFIADVRRMNVALTRAKLSLWIFGNARTLQTNLNWAALVKDAKERNLIMSVKRPYESFKTAFRHNSTKHFENSSRQAKLVKNARDPIHSSKQIEHKTQASCHMNTKQISSVVQCNMAVAGDDDNIVSKEDTHSDKRRARDHDLPSVRASGENIMLKNLKSSTSREYIGDSESKCNDRSEKISHKGKRKDKMNSQSNLYLEQGMSDSREKLKAAKGPKKSIKHDKELEISTSLAGTGIKGSECDVGRTPNQIGASEDLITKRKQQREAVDAILYSSLISSKKSESSMKPVPAKRPLSPTSIVSSGIRPPKTRKGPSKPSKAALKD
- the LOC110617483 gene encoding uncharacterized ATP-dependent helicase C29A10.10c isoform X5, which produces MNPPCTPVECAHMWGPSLVSSLKDSSLHSSLRQPAFDLMQTIIVSDAAALVTALLDSHTPLAVDRTISVDINDNDRLLFSSDVEEKDSSCWSEFNAQSKITSQDCRGWMCIPMLWIDVLVDSDPSILPVSFSKAVFWARSRLILIEPENSVEMALAIKTWLSSSATEISTSFGWKVPTGSDDGGGSNESKNSIRVSMAHLPLIRTFNRLTAHFVVQVGQGELRKQWTWEPQMAESLILSLLDPNDSVRQVGKSLLEQVSNTRGLACGLKFLCSSGSSLSTIFLGLRHALKVVQLDSVVSKFHTLQHFFFILRKLITEGDLFSENSSDNSVLKYSSQGGFLTQPVFDSLPANVGGHPSIDNLKSQESFCYLLSEIAWPSIRKCLIEGKAFVDYSLCQMTCVRVLEILPVLFERLYPSLTGHSRDSGKIVGNILDFMWLHDLIDWGKSSLKVVVVYWKRTVNSLLNLLKGSCSNAAALTFKVIENLISCESVNIDELTEEVSRLCVSLSKEVSSDMGTAKLRPGASYVQAAPAKDIRVKPMDSISVTNRGEKSNVIVLSDDEAEIQISPAKLILPDNGRSGRVQLDNQTVASTADGSALVAETAKEKVSSIKTSKDLLDAFEQKDASDRSGLTSQKDFDKLRGKSLSSLKSKGADDKIKEVKSNASINDAFASQNKIDLKNSCYESVNAKSMIQTCHSLVSETRDSILKEIVRDATDDISESSLKSVRQQPSFLPKISASGPKRQIIQLKTPMDNRFGSVHRLEAGVKRFKPPRLDAWYRPILEINYFETVGLTSASEDETHKVSRLKEVPMCFRSPEQYVDIFQPLVLEEFKAQLTSSFLDMSSWEEMYYGILSVLSVERVDDFHLVRFVHDDNDLTSPKSFSENDLVLLTKEAPQNTYCDVHMVGKVERRERDNKRRMSILLIRFYFLNGSSRLNQGRRQLLERSKWHTSRIMSITPQLREFQVLSSIKDIPILPVILKPVNDSVDHNELRELALCKLSQSLQQVLTSSFNESQLQAISAAIGLPNSKKELELSLIQGPPGTGKTRTIVAIVSGLLASPRGTNDAKNRLNGSSKQINSSRMNTRPKVCQSVAIARAWQDASLARQLNEDVERNEKSVECTVRRRVLLCAQSNAAVDELISRISSGGLYGSDGKLYKPYIVRVGNAKTVHPNSLPFFIDTLVDNRLGEERMNLNGTKNDSSMGSSTALRSNLEKLVDNIRFYEAKRANLQDGNSDLKNSLDDGTRKGDDLKDMSDAELEVKLQKLYAQKKQIFRDLSAAQAQEKKTNEEIKALKHKLRKTILKEAEIVVTTLSGCGGDLYGVCSESISSCKFGNPSEHTLFDAVVIDEAAQALEPATLIPLQLLKSHGTRCIMVGDPKQLPATVLSNTASKFLYECSMFERLQRAGHPVTMLTKQYRMHPEICRFPSLHFYDEKLLNGENMSSKSASFHESEDFGPYVFYDIIDGQELRGKNSGAFSLYNEHEAEAAVALLRSFKKRYPSEFDGRKIGIITPYKNQLSLLRSHFSSAFGSSVIADMEFNTVDGFQGREVDILIFSTVRAPDSCSHTNRANSSNIGFIADVRRMNVALTRAKLSLWIFGNARTLQTNLNWAALVKDAKERNLIMSVKRPYESFKTAFRHNSTKHFENSSRQAKLVKNARDPIHSSKQIEHKTQASCHMNTKQISSVVQCNMAVAGDDDNIVSKEDTHSDKRRARDHDLPSVRASGENIMLKNLKSSTSREYIGDSESKCNDRSEKISHKGKRKDKMNSQSNLYLEQGMSDSREKLKAAKGPKKSIKHDKELEISTSLAGTGIKGSECDVGRTPNQIGASEDLITKRKQQREAVDAILYSSLISSKKSESSMKPVPAKRPLSPTSIVSSGIRPPKTRKGPSKPSKAALKD